GAGAAATTTATAATTCGAACCGCCTGTCGGCGACGAATTTCGTGTTTCGTGGGCGGGGCTTGCCGGGGCTGAAAAAATGTTCGAAAAATGGAAACAGTGTCGCGGAGGGATTTTCGCGACGCATTGTTGATTATTCGGGAGAACGTACCGCGTCGTGGAACGGTGTCGATGGAATCGGTAAACAGGAACACACTATACGCATTCATTCGTCTTCGGTGACCCACATTCGTGGAAGTCGCTATCTTTTCTCCTGCTCCCGTCTCGCCTTTGAACAATCGGCCATAAGTCAAACCACGGCTCGTTGGAGATCCCTATAAATCTGTCGCTTTGCTCCTCGCCGTCTCGAGGACCGCGTGCAATAAATGAAAAATCCGGCGGGACGCGATTTCGACAAGTTTTTGGGCCCGAGGTCAACACGAAGCTCCTATCGTTGCGTCTATATTAACCGGTTAATTGTGctctcgacgagtatactcgtccatGGAGAAGCGACAGTAtttcgtgtcacgacgagtatactcgtcgcgcgtaaaaagcggCGGCCatttggctatttaaattgtaattttaatggcgagaacaaaaacgtattctcaaatttcaagatgttcagaatatttattatatatttatttacgcgATGCTGTTTACATTGttgtaaaaataagattagaaaaagaTATCACTCTCTGGagcagcaatttgaatgtttattttttctaagtatttgattttaatATTTGTTCAGTGATTTTTCTAAGTATTTGATATTTATTTTCTAAGTATTTTCCTCCGGTTTTtacgtttattatgtatgcagtGTATGCTAATGttaagtaagtaaataaatgctagcaataaaattgttaattttataaaataaaacagtctttttgatacaatattttaacagcaacgcttactctgtgttcgacgagtgtactcgtcgtcgctcgattcgCTGAAATTGCACTGAAAAGGAAGCGCCGCAGCTAACCGGTTCAGACATAATAACGCAAATGAAAAGTAATTCAAATTAAGAATACGTTGAGAATGTCAAGGTCGCGTTCGAACAAGATCCTCCGCGTTTCGAAAGCGCCGACGATGTTTGCTGTTTTTCTTGCACTCGGGACGGTCGAACAACGACGTTAATGTTGCGACACGAATCGGAGGATCGATAAATTAGCGGCAAGGCTGCCGCGGTGGAAAAGAAAAGGAAGTAGCAGTCGGGACTGGTACATTTACGGTCTCGGTATCTTCGTAGATAGTATTCATCGGGGACACCGCGGACGCGTCAGCGTGCGCCGGGGAAAAAAGGCcgcggaaaaaatgattcgaTCCACGCTCGTGGGAAGTCGAGGCCCCTCGGACCTCGCTTCTCATAAAATCGCCAGCGAAAGATTCCGAGATCATCCGCCGCTCAATGCTCGACGAAACGAAGAAACTTTCGATTAGAAATCCCATTGCAGAAATTCAGATAACGGAGAGACATTTGAAACTGTCGAGAGACAGATTTCTGTCTCCTGTATTTGTTGCAATCTGCGAAATTGACAAAGCTCGCGAATGcgtagaaatataataaaatcggGGAAACTTCAATTGTTTTCAATTTAATTGTTTTCCCTAAGTTTGCCGAGTTACTGACATCTGATTATCGTTTATTGGTATTAGCGTGCGACGATACGGGCGTCAAAATGCTAAGAAGAGATGACGATCGAGATCTCTCGATTTTTGTTCTGTCAGTTCTGGGACTTTCGGCGGCTTACGCTCTCTCGGATGATAGATAATGAATCAGAGCGATGGCCAGGTCGAAAGAGAGTACTAAAAAGGATGAGCCGCCGCCTTACAGAGAGTACATGCAGCTCAGGTCAATGTCGAGGCGTTCACCCCCGCCTTACTCGCAAGTAAATGACTCTGTGCACACGAACTCGCGCGGTGACTGCGTTTCCGACGTTAAAGGTACCCTTTCGTGGCGTTGTTTTATTAACCTCTTCGCATTGGAGATTTATTCATGttgtttcgtttatttatttctgttcATTTCGCTGCGTTAATTATTTGCATCACTGTCTCATCAATGTTGTCAATGATTTCTGAGTCTGTCAAATTTATTTTCCATATTGTAACTTTATTTCTCTTTAGAATACagtaattctctctaattgacgctcagattgtacacaaaagaatattataaatatattgtcagcaactataaaagctaattaaattattaaatatataaaataaataaattaagaaataactgtacctcctcttcctaaattgtccatctttgtgtacaatctatgcgtcaattagagggaaTTTTAGTTCAATCTGAAATTCTGTTCAATCACCTTTCTGCACGTTAAAGGCGTAAAAAAAGTAAAGCAAGAAGAAAAGAAGCCAGACCCGCCGACGATAGAACTCAGAAGCGGCTGCGACAAATTTCCAAGATGCAGATTGATTAGCTGCTGCATCAGCGCACTGTTGACAGCCCTTGTCTGCTATTTATTGGTCACCTTATTGTTCCCTTATCCTCTGCACGCGTCCTGCACCGTTAAATGGTACGTTTCGCTTTAGAAATGCTGCTTCGTTTCCAGTAGGACATGATGTGCGACAAATTCttaaattactgtaattttcttttatatataaatgatcCTGAATCATCGTCGGTCAGTATATTATGAAGTTTGGTCAGTATATTATGAAAAGAAGAAGCATATCTTATCGTTGGAGTATATCGCGTGCAGTTCAGGATATTGATATTTCTGCAAGATGTTTCTtggtgttttctttttttcgatgCTTTAATGGGTTGTCGTGATTGTTTTGCCTGCTCCCCTCTCCCGCCCCCCACGGTAGCCTGAGAAAAATCTGTTCGAAGATAACGTCTACTTGCTAGCCGCTTCTGCAAACAATCCTGCGCATAGAGAAACTCAATATTACCAGCCAGAGGCCCGTATATTTTCCTTTGGCTGGACGACACCGCTCGAAAAATATACGAACCACACTTTTCGAGGCCCCCATGAGAACGTTCGGCAGGCCGATCTGTGTTATTTCGGGTGCGCCCCTTTGAACTCCGCCACTGCCGAACGACGACAATAAATTTCCTTGAATGTAGACACCGCGGAGAGCCTTCCAAATCACACGATAATTCTACATTTATCGCCGTTGTTACAAAACAGCTCCCATTAGATCAGTATCAATCTCCTAATAACCCGTCAAGAGCAGCCCGTTCCTTCTTTTTGCCGAAACGAATCTCGTCTACGTAACCGAACAGAAAATACTTTACGGAGACTCGATCGCCCGGGGAACATAATTCCCGAGCTGCGAAATATATTTCTCGAAGGCCAGCGAAGATTTATTTGACATTTGGTATAAAACTTCACGTGATCGTGCTGCTGCAACTTCGTTTTAAGCTACCGTTTTAAGCTCCCCTAAGCTCTAGAAGTATAGTAAATCCTCTCCAATTGTTccttattcgagcctcgagtttatggttgttgacaataggcggctataataatcgtatccactcttcccgaatcgtccaAGTTTTGattacaagccgagggacaattggagagaatttactgtaatttcttTTCGACAGGAAGTTCAAAGACCCCTGCACCTACGTCATGCAGAAGTTCAGGTGTCAGATCCTCAACTGGTCATCGAATGTGAACTGTGGCCCCCGTGCTGGCAAGTGTCTCTACAAAGTAAGTGAAAATGCTCTGCTAATAGCAATTATTATCGTctaaattcatttaatattatAGCTCAGTGAACCGAAATCAGACGAGAGCAACATAATCAGAGCGACCCACACGGGATTAGACATGAGGACTATGGAGACCATGAAGATCACATTTGAGAACATGAACAGAAGCTGTCTGGCAACGGTGATTACTAGTTGCCTAGCCTAATCGCTTACTTCGCCATTTGCATTGCATCGTCCTGTTTTTCTTTAAGGGCGAATCTGTGTCGAACGATTGGTTCAGAGTATTCGATTACGGGACCAATTATTGCAACCTGAGGAACCTGGTGACCGGGATTGGCTTCGAGAAGAGCCCGAGGTTCTTCGAGCTGACTACGAACGCGATCTGCACGCAGTACAACACGGAGACCTGCTAGCTACCTGGTTTTTCACGTTTCTAATAATCTTTAAGGCTTTTTGGAGAAGATGAATTATAGAGACAGTGTACATTCGATTCTGATGTCTTTACTCGATCTTAAAACGCGAGGttttacaaaaataaattacaactaCGCCTGATCCGGGTTTCCCTTTAACCCGTTCGATATCAGTTACACGGTAAAATGTTAacaaaatatttacaaattggTGTCGCAGTTTAAAAAATTACTGTCTTTTCGTCCCTTATCACAAATTACATTTGCCGTGAAAAATTCGTTACAGGATGGCTCAAACAGCTCATTTCTCAGTCTCCCAATATGGAGGTACCGGTGGAGTGCCTCGAGCAGAAATAGTTTCCGCTGCTAGCCATCAGGCGACATTTCCTTCCGCTTCTGGTCAACCCGTTGCACAGACTCCTGGGCGCGCGCATTGGGCTTATGCTGAGGAagtttatcattaaattaacgTAACGATTTGGAACAGGTGATCCACGAGGAAGATTTAGCTACCTTCTAGAAGGCGAGTGCTGGTTCTGATAAGAGGACCTTGCCACAGATCCTTCGATTCTCATCAATCGTCGCCTCAGCTCGTTAGCGTCCACCAGGTGATCAAGCTCGCTAACGCTATCGTCTTTCTCGTTAGCCACATTCGAGTGCTCGAAGTCGGTGCCGTCGTCCGATATCATGCTAGGGTGATCATGCTGGTAGATTAGATCCTCCCGGGACTTCTTAGACGGTATGTAGGAGCAGGAGAGCTCTTCGCGCTGCGTAAAGCTCTGCCGGCTCCAGGAGGCTGCATGCTGGATCAGGGAACTGCATTTCTCTGTAAAAGAATTCACCGAGTGAAACACTACCAACATCGTTCAACATCTTTTATACTCACGAATACAATGGTTGGTTTGATTGTGAACGGCTTTATATAAGTAGTTGATGCTTCTCTTCAGTCTACTGAGCAACGACGAGGTTGGCATCCTAGGGGACTTCAGGTTCGCGCAAGAAGATGACACGTAGTCCTGCGCTGCGCCATTTTGCTTGATCACTTGTACTGGATCTGATCGCACCGTGCTTGCCTTTGGCCCACAGAGTCGTTGGATCCCGGTCATCAGGAAGTGCACTGCAAGCCAAGGTTATAAGTACTGTTCaatgtacgaagattttctgtTACCTACTTGCTGTGATCAAGAATATCAGCACGGTCATAGATGTGAAGTCCAAGCAAGCGTCCATGCCGTGCTTCAAGTACGATGCCAAGTTCAGCGGCACCAGGCCCATTATAGTGATCCTGGTTAGTAATGGGGCATGGAGAAACGCAGCGATCACCATGGCACAGAGTAAGTAGACCACGTGCAAACCTGTGCGATACATTTTATGCATCTGTTCGCCGGTGTCGCCGATGTAGTTGGTCAGCCAATTGAGCTTCTCGTCCACTTCTGCTCTCATGGTGTTTGTTATGTTCCACAGGAAATGGATTGTATCGTTAATCTGGGCCAGCTTTTCTAGAGTGTTTTCGTACTGGACAATTGCTTCTTCGTGCTGCTCGAATATCCGATTGGTACTGAATTCTATCTTATCCCAGATTAATTGAGCTTGCTCTTGGATGTTCACCAGATCCACAAGTATCTCCTTATGGTTCTCACTGTGCTCCAAAGCGTGCTGGCTTATGCTAAGACTGGCCTGTTCTAATTTTTTCTTTATGTCCTCGGCCATGGCTGCTAACTGAGAGTGACCTAGTCTGATCAACGCTTTTTCGTTGCTTAGTTCTCTCAAATTTGATGTTACTAGTTGCTGAGCTGTTACTTGTGCGTCTTTCAAATGCTTTTGTTGTTCTAACAGTGCCTTGTTCCCTTCTGTTATGGAAGACAAAGCTTCCACCGTTTGCTCCTCCAAACGATCTTGGCCTTCCTGTATTAATGTTCAATCGACTGTAGAATCACTGGTGCAATGAGTACTaacacaaatgaattaccttcaaagaACTCAGCGTCTTAATTTGCGTGTGCGCGGTTTGCATCAGTTTATTAACAGTCAATTCGGTGAGAGCACGAAACTGAGTACCGCGAGCCGCGTAACAAACTGCTCTTGCTCTATTGCTCATTAAGTGATATGCATTCCACATGTCTGGATCCATGTCTGTTGTACATTGTTTCAGAGACTAGGAGAAAGCACGATTGTTTATAGACAATATTGAATGCAATTAATgattattatttgaaaaattgaacGTTCACAATTTGGAGAACCAACAGAGATAACTAGATGTGCACAGATAAAGGGTACTTTATGTTGTGGCAGTGAATCTGAAAGGATCTCAGAAGTGGTCTGTACACTCAGTGGGGGAAGTTGCAGGTCTGAACATGACTAAAACCACCCCTCTACATACGACAAACACACACATACTCAACTCACATGTGTGGGATATGTGTGTAAAATTGATTCTATCTACTACTCCAACTGTTTTCATTTGTACAGCAGTGGTAAAGCTTCTTTTAGAAGTCAAAGTATTTTTAGGATTGCAAAAAGAATCAAtagataaaaattataaatacatgaaatattaaaaaaatatattaccaTATCCTCAGTACAAGGAAACATTTTCCTGCCTTCCACAGCAGCCTGGCAGTTCAAGAGATTGACACTGAATTTGGCAAGCTGCTCCTCGCTCATTTCGGAGCAGGAAGTTCTAATCTTCATGACGACTTTGTGTTGGCAAGTCTCCAAGGGAGATGACACTTGAATTTCAGTGAATTTAGCTGCTTCTTGGAGGAACTTCTCATCTTCTGTCATGGATTCatatggaattgaaactaatgGCACTCCATCGGCCACCAGTACAGTGCTTTCTTCGTTGGACTTGCCCCACATCCATCCAAACATTGTATTCGCTTCGCTCTGACAAATTAATGCCATTAAAAGGCACAATAATAAGCGTAATTGCTTCATTTTTCCTTAAAACACTCCAAAACTgcaatagaaaaaaaaattaattagttgCTGCTACTtacgaatttaatttttattgttaaatttatgGCTGACCGTTTATCTTAAACTGAAGGAACAAAGAAACCCCTGATACTAAGGGGTGTAGTAAATATTTGTATTCACAAACTCGTGGTGCCAGTAATTTTACAAGATATTATTCAATGCAACGAACACTCTCTTCTTTAACTTAACAGTCACTTTTGCTAGCTAAGAGCGTCAGAACATTTTTATCTTCAAGTAAATCCACTGTTTCATTCATGTCATCGAAAATCTTGTACTATTAGTGTGTGGCGGACAAAAATAACCGCTCTACAGGTGAGACCCGATGACATGTGTGTATTTTCTACTCCAAGAAATCCGTAACGGTCAGGCGCCCAGCACAATGGCGGAgaatttcgaataaaaagtttctTTCCAGTTATATAACTCCTACATCTCTGTAACCTTAAATCAGCCGTATGATCTGAACAAGAAAAGCTATTTTTCTAAcgatatttgcataaatatccgtcGGTACATTCcagattttaatatttttaaa
This genomic stretch from Megalopta genalis isolate 19385.01 chromosome 5, iyMegGena1_principal, whole genome shotgun sequence harbors:
- the LOC117217917 gene encoding uncharacterized protein LOC117217917, which encodes MARSKESTKKDEPPPYREYMQLRSMSRRSPPPYSQVNDSVHTNSRGDCVSDVKGVKKVKQEEKKPDPPTIELRSGCDKFPRCRLISCCISALLTALVCYLLVTLLFPYPLHASCTVKWKFKDPCTYVMQKFRCQILNWSSNVNCGPRAGKCLYKLSEPKSDESNIIRATHTGLDMRTMETMKITFENMNRSCLATGESVSNDWFRVFDYGTNYCNLRNLVTGIGFEKSPRFFELTTNAICTQYNTETC
- the LOC117217750 gene encoding protein brambleberry gives rise to the protein MKQLRLLLCLLMALICQSEANTMFGWMWGKSNEESTVLVADGVPLVSIPYESMTEDEKFLQEAAKFTEIQVSSPLETCQHKVVMKIRTSCSEMSEEQLAKFSVNLLNCQAAVEGRKMFPCTEDMSLKQCTTDMDPDMWNAYHLMSNRARAVCYAARGTQFRALTELTVNKLMQTAHTQIKTLSSLKEGQDRLEEQTVEALSSITEGNKALLEQQKHLKDAQVTAQQLVTSNLRELSNEKALIRLGHSQLAAMAEDIKKKLEQASLSISQHALEHSENHKEILVDLVNIQEQAQLIWDKIEFSTNRIFEQHEEAIVQYENTLEKLAQINDTIHFLWNITNTMRAEVDEKLNWLTNYIGDTGEQMHKMYRTGLHVVYLLCAMVIAAFLHAPLLTRITIMGLVPLNLASYLKHGMDACLDFTSMTVLIFLITAMHFLMTGIQRLCGPKASTVRSDPVQVIKQNGAAQDYVSSSCANLKSPRMPTSSLLSRLKRSINYLYKAVHNQTNHCIQKCSSLIQHAASWSRQSFTQREELSCSYIPSKKSREDLIYQHDHPSMISDDGTDFEHSNVANEKDDSVSELDHLVDANELRRRLMRIEGSVARSSYQNQHSPSRSISPMRAPRSLCNGLTRSGRKCRLMASSGNYFCSRHSTGTSILGD